In Pseudobacter ginsenosidimutans, the following are encoded in one genomic region:
- a CDS encoding sensor histidine kinase, whose translation MMPVRIRITVLFGSIVFVLLALVCSAVFYFYYTNREHDIRRRLTNRAITTARMLQQPEVFDPRTLQKIDSSTAMTMKKKVMEVYTGDGQLIYRSSDQPNDTLSFDPSIFEQVKKKSPVYFFSGVNDAIAWRPADSTVNMVMVSAAYDEDGLTKLGQLKIILWLCFGGGVVAAFAAGYIFSERLLRPVRQITDDIKDISARNLARRINTGKVRDEWFYLSDTLNKLLNRLQESFEIQRRFIANASHELSTPLTAISSQLEVSLQKNREAGQYRGTMESVYQDVQYLSKLTQTLLEFAQASEDPGGLEIEQIRIDEILMQLPAALNKLNLQYSMVLSFEGLPEKEERLIVAGNAELLFSAIKNLVSNACKYSSDHKAWVRLSVEEENIIITIRDKGKGIPKEDLPYIFQPFYRGANTWEESGFGLGLSLVSRIIKLHKGELSVASSEGEGSVFTITLPSHY comes from the coding sequence ATGATGCCTGTTCGCATACGGATCACCGTTCTTTTCGGCAGCATCGTGTTTGTGCTGCTGGCGCTTGTATGCAGTGCAGTTTTCTATTTTTATTATACCAACCGCGAACACGATATCCGGAGAAGGCTCACCAACCGCGCCATCACCACTGCCCGTATGCTCCAGCAGCCGGAAGTGTTTGATCCACGCACCCTGCAGAAGATCGATTCCAGCACGGCCATGACCATGAAGAAAAAAGTGATGGAAGTGTATACCGGCGATGGTCAGCTGATCTATCGTTCCAGCGATCAACCCAACGACACACTGAGCTTCGATCCCTCCATCTTTGAGCAGGTGAAGAAGAAAAGTCCTGTCTATTTTTTTTCCGGCGTCAATGACGCCATTGCCTGGAGACCGGCAGACAGTACAGTGAATATGGTGATGGTATCCGCCGCCTATGATGAAGATGGGCTTACCAAACTCGGGCAGCTCAAGATCATTCTCTGGCTTTGCTTTGGTGGCGGAGTAGTGGCCGCTTTTGCCGCCGGTTATATTTTCTCCGAAAGATTATTGCGTCCCGTCCGACAGATCACAGACGATATCAAAGATATCTCCGCCCGCAACCTCGCACGGCGTATCAATACCGGAAAGGTGCGCGACGAATGGTTTTACCTGTCGGACACCCTCAACAAATTGTTGAACCGCCTGCAGGAGAGCTTCGAGATCCAGCGTCGTTTCATCGCCAATGCATCTCACGAGCTGAGCACGCCGCTTACCGCTATTTCCAGTCAGCTCGAAGTCAGCCTGCAGAAGAACCGCGAAGCCGGTCAGTACCGCGGCACCATGGAATCCGTTTACCAGGACGTGCAATACCTAAGCAAGCTCACGCAGACCCTCCTGGAATTTGCACAGGCTTCAGAAGATCCCGGCGGACTGGAAATTGAACAGATACGGATAGACGAAATCCTCATGCAATTGCCTGCCGCATTGAACAAACTGAACCTTCAATACAGCATGGTATTGAGTTTCGAAGGTTTGCCCGAGAAAGAGGAACGTTTGATCGTGGCCGGAAATGCAGAACTGCTTTTCTCCGCCATCAAGAACCTGGTGTCCAACGCCTGTAAATATTCATCCGATCACAAAGCCTGGGTAAGGCTTTCCGTGGAAGAGGAAAATATCATCATTACTATCCGCGACAAAGGCAAGGGCATTCCCAAAGAAGACCTTCCCTATATCTTCCAGCCTTTTTACCGGGGCGCGAATACCTGGGAGGAAAGTGGTTTCGGATTGGGGCTTTCCCTGGTGAGCCGCATCATCAAACTCCACAAGGGCGAGCTTTCCGTGGCATCCTCCGAAGGCGAGGGCTCTGTATTCACCATCACTTTGCCATCGCATTATTGA
- a CDS encoding cell division ATP-binding protein FtsE, with the protein MQEAIIELRHANIYQGKNLVLQDVNLRVNRGEFVYLVGKTGTGKSSLLKTLYGDLPLKEGDCTVVGFDLNKMDWKKVPFLRRNLGVVFQDFQLLTDRNVNDNLKFVLRATGWKDEKLMDEKIVDVLDKVGLKAKGFKMPYELSGGEQQRVDIARALLNSPKLILADEPTGNLDPETSDEIMQLLVQISRDYGTAIVMATHDYIVINKFPARLVRTERGRVIDNASISMS; encoded by the coding sequence ATGCAGGAAGCAATCATCGAGCTCAGGCACGCAAATATCTACCAGGGCAAAAACCTGGTACTGCAGGATGTGAACCTCCGTGTCAACCGCGGCGAATTCGTGTACCTGGTTGGAAAGACAGGCACCGGTAAATCAAGCTTACTGAAAACGCTTTATGGCGATCTCCCGCTCAAAGAAGGAGACTGTACCGTAGTGGGTTTCGATCTCAATAAAATGGACTGGAAGAAAGTTCCTTTCCTGCGCCGCAACCTGGGCGTGGTTTTCCAGGACTTCCAACTGCTCACAGACCGTAACGTGAACGATAACCTGAAATTCGTGCTGAGAGCCACCGGCTGGAAAGACGAAAAACTGATGGATGAAAAGATCGTTGACGTACTGGACAAAGTAGGGCTGAAAGCAAAAGGGTTCAAAATGCCATACGAGCTTTCCGGCGGAGAGCAGCAAAGGGTAGACATTGCCCGGGCGCTCCTCAACTCACCCAAACTGATCCTGGCGGATGAACCTACAGGTAACCTCGATCCGGAAACCTCCGACGAAATCATGCAATTACTGGTGCAGATCAGCCGCGATTACGGCACTGCTATCGTAATGGCAACACATGATTACATCGTGATCAATAAATTCCCTGCCCGTCTCGTGCGAACAGAGCGCGGCCGTGTGATTGACAATGCCTCCATCTCTATGAGTTAA
- a CDS encoding glycosyltransferase family 4 protein: protein MERHLHIVSLDVPYPVNHGGMFDLFYKLVALHQAGVKIHLHCFEYGRGPQPELEQYCASVQYYERQCGHKGFSHKLPYIVASRCSAELVNNLLNDEHPILLEGIHCSSILQDERFARRKTILRLHNVEYQYYRQLADSTHSVFKKLYYLHESKLLRSYEAAIAEKASVILAVSEQDVQTYRTKFGVKNIMHLPVFLPYNHISSKEGIGCFCLYQGNLSVDENEKAAIWLIEEVFNEIPAHFIVAGKDPSRKLEKAAERSGHACVVANPSEDEMQDMISKAQINILPSFNCTGVKLKLLNALFNGRHCVVNDAAVKDSSISPACHIGTNAESFKQIVAQLYHNPFTQEEITLRQQLLEPMFNNERNARQLSQVIWQERVTG from the coding sequence TTGGAAAGGCACTTACATATCGTTTCCCTGGACGTACCCTATCCCGTTAATCACGGTGGGATGTTCGATCTCTTTTATAAGCTCGTGGCCCTGCACCAGGCAGGTGTGAAGATCCACCTGCATTGTTTCGAATATGGCCGCGGCCCACAACCCGAGCTGGAACAGTATTGCGCATCGGTACAGTATTATGAACGCCAGTGCGGCCACAAGGGCTTCTCGCACAAACTGCCCTACATTGTAGCTTCCCGCTGCAGCGCAGAGCTGGTGAACAATCTGCTGAACGATGAACATCCCATCCTCCTCGAAGGCATTCATTGCAGCAGCATCCTGCAGGATGAACGTTTTGCCAGACGCAAGACCATCCTCCGCCTGCACAATGTGGAATACCAGTACTACCGCCAGCTGGCCGATTCCACTCATTCCGTTTTCAAAAAATTATACTATCTCCACGAAAGCAAACTGCTACGCTCATACGAAGCAGCCATTGCTGAAAAGGCTTCTGTGATCCTGGCCGTATCGGAGCAGGACGTACAGACCTATCGCACCAAATTTGGAGTAAAGAATATCATGCACCTGCCGGTGTTCCTTCCCTACAATCATATCAGCTCCAAAGAAGGCATCGGCTGTTTTTGTCTATACCAGGGCAATCTTTCCGTTGACGAAAATGAAAAGGCTGCCATCTGGCTCATCGAGGAAGTATTCAATGAAATTCCCGCTCACTTCATCGTGGCAGGAAAAGATCCTTCCCGCAAACTGGAAAAAGCGGCTGAACGTTCAGGTCATGCCTGCGTGGTGGCCAATCCTTCGGAAGATGAAATGCAGGACATGATCAGCAAAGCACAGATCAATATCCTTCCCAGTTTCAACTGCACCGGTGTAAAACTGAAACTGCTCAATGCCCTCTTCAATGGGCGTCACTGCGTGGTGAATGATGCCGCTGTGAAAGACAGTAGTATCAGTCCTGCTTGTCATATCGGCACCAATGCCGAATCCTTCAAACAGATCGTGGCGCAATTGTATCACAATCCTTTTACGCAGGAAGAAATTACGCTTCGTCAGCAATTGTTGGAACCGATGTTCAATAACGAACGAAATGCAAGGCAGCTTAGTCAGGTGATCTGGCAGGAAAGAGTTACCGGATAA
- a CDS encoding glycosyltransferase family 4 protein: MKKLIFTITNDCTFDQRMIRICTSLARAGYAVELVGRKEKNSIPLKEQPFRQKRLNCFFRKGKSFYIEYNLRLFFYLLFRKADLVCAIDLDTILPVLMATKLKGSKRVYDAHELFCEMKEIATRPGIYKFWKRIERISVPRFDHNYTVNTPIADEFRKMYGKQFEVIRNMPVLRPLTIPEKKEKYILYQGAVNEGRSFETLIPAMKMVDAQLLICGNGNFMEQAIQLTKEHGLEEKIIFLGKLVPEELSSITHNAWAGVTLFDKEGISNYFSLANRFSDYFHSGLPQLCVDYPVYREINNQYQIAVLIHDLEPDTIAKGLNTLLNDEQLYKELQENCLKARTQLNWQEEEKKLISFYSNIF, encoded by the coding sequence ATGAAAAAACTGATCTTCACCATCACCAACGACTGTACTTTCGATCAACGCATGATCCGGATCTGTACTTCGCTTGCCCGTGCAGGTTATGCAGTGGAACTGGTAGGAAGAAAAGAAAAGAATTCCATACCCCTGAAAGAACAACCATTCCGGCAAAAACGCCTCAACTGTTTCTTCCGGAAAGGAAAAAGTTTTTATATCGAATACAACCTGCGACTGTTTTTTTACCTCTTGTTCCGGAAAGCCGACCTGGTTTGCGCGATAGACCTGGACACCATCCTGCCCGTGCTGATGGCCACCAAACTGAAAGGCAGCAAAAGAGTTTATGATGCACACGAGCTTTTCTGTGAAATGAAGGAAATAGCCACCAGGCCCGGCATCTATAAGTTCTGGAAACGCATCGAACGCATCAGCGTTCCCCGTTTCGATCATAACTATACAGTGAATACGCCCATTGCAGATGAATTCAGGAAAATGTACGGGAAACAGTTCGAAGTGATCCGCAACATGCCTGTACTCCGCCCGCTGACCATCCCGGAAAAAAAGGAAAAATATATCCTCTACCAGGGAGCGGTGAATGAAGGCAGGAGCTTCGAAACACTGATCCCCGCCATGAAAATGGTGGATGCCCAACTCCTGATCTGCGGCAATGGAAATTTCATGGAACAGGCCATACAACTGACGAAGGAACATGGTTTGGAAGAAAAAATAATTTTCCTTGGCAAGCTCGTTCCTGAAGAGCTCAGCAGCATCACACATAACGCCTGGGCAGGTGTAACACTCTTTGATAAAGAAGGCATTAGCAACTATTTCTCCCTGGCCAACAGGTTCTCTGATTATTTCCATTCGGGCCTCCCACAATTATGCGTTGATTATCCCGTTTACCGTGAAATAAACAATCAGTACCAAATTGCTGTTCTTATTCACGATCTGGAACCGGACACAATCGCAAAAGGCCTGAACACACTGCTGAATGATGAACAATTATACAAAGAGCTGCAGGAAAACTGTCTGAAAGCAAGGACCCAACTCAACTGGCAGGAAGAAGAAAAAAAACTAATCTCATTTTATTCTAATATTTTTTAA
- a CDS encoding Gfo/Idh/MocA family protein, giving the protein MSYRFALLGCGRIGARHAAQIASHGNLLAVCDIDPEKAGRLAREYGAQSYHSFTELLHHQQPDLVSVCTPNGLHAPHAIEALEAGCHVLCEKPMSLSTASGQLMAETARRTGKKLFVVKQNRYNPPVMALKQLLVENKLGEILGFQLNCFWNRPPSYFANSWHGTMDLDGGILYTQFSHFIDLLYWLLGDTTVVSGFRQNTLHQGVIQFEDSGAAILQLSNGARGTLQYSINSHASNMEGSITVFGSKGTVKVGGQYLNELEHFSVEGMERPHLPVGNGANNYGHYQGSMSNHDKVYDQLIAALNDPNQYLLEAEEALHTIRLIEHIYQSSPLIP; this is encoded by the coding sequence ATGAGTTACCGTTTTGCCCTTCTCGGATGCGGCCGTATCGGCGCCCGCCATGCTGCCCAGATCGCCAGCCATGGTAATCTGCTGGCCGTCTGTGATATCGACCCGGAAAAAGCCGGCCGGCTGGCCCGCGAATACGGAGCCCAAAGCTACCATTCTTTCACGGAACTGCTCCATCACCAGCAACCGGACCTGGTGAGTGTTTGTACCCCCAACGGCCTCCATGCCCCCCATGCCATCGAAGCCCTGGAAGCCGGTTGCCATGTTCTTTGCGAAAAACCCATGAGCCTGAGCACCGCCAGCGGTCAGCTAATGGCCGAAACCGCCCGCAGAACAGGCAAAAAACTCTTTGTAGTGAAACAGAACCGGTACAATCCGCCGGTAATGGCGCTCAAACAATTGCTGGTTGAAAACAAACTCGGAGAAATACTCGGCTTCCAGCTCAACTGCTTCTGGAACCGCCCCCCCTCCTACTTCGCCAACAGCTGGCACGGCACTATGGACCTTGATGGCGGCATCCTTTATACGCAATTCAGTCATTTTATTGATCTGCTTTACTGGCTGCTCGGTGATACAACCGTTGTCAGCGGTTTTCGCCAGAATACTTTGCACCAGGGCGTGATCCAGTTCGAAGACAGCGGCGCTGCCATTCTCCAGCTTTCCAATGGCGCACGCGGCACCCTTCAGTACAGTATCAATAGTCATGCTTCCAATATGGAAGGATCCATCACTGTCTTCGGATCAAAAGGCACAGTGAAAGTAGGTGGACAATACCTCAATGAACTGGAACATTTTTCCGTGGAAGGAATGGAACGGCCTCATCTTCCCGTAGGCAATGGCGCCAACAACTACGGCCACTACCAGGGCAGCATGAGCAATCACGATAAAGTATATGATCAGTTGATCGCAGCGCTGAATGACCCCAATCAATACCTGCTGGAAGCGGAAGAAGCGCTGCATACTATCCGGCTGATTGAACATATCTATCAATCCTCCCCGCTGATTCCCTAA
- the rpsO gene encoding 30S ribosomal protein S15 — protein sequence MPYLTKEKVADIFTTYGGNAANTGSIEGQIALLTERINSISKHLQQNKHDFSTHRGLMKLVGQRKRLLTYLSKHNLQGYRALIEKLGIRK from the coding sequence ATGCCGTATTTAACAAAAGAAAAAGTAGCTGATATTTTCACAACTTATGGTGGCAATGCCGCTAACACTGGTTCTATCGAAGGCCAGATCGCTTTACTGACAGAGCGTATTAACAGCATTTCCAAACATCTTCAGCAAAACAAACACGATTTCTCTACTCACCGTGGACTGATGAAACTGGTTGGTCAGCGCAAGCGCCTCCTGACCTATCTCAGCAAGCACAACCTGCAAGGTTACCGTGCGCTGATTGAGAAACTCGGTATCAGAAAGTAA
- the pnp gene encoding polyribonucleotide nucleotidyltransferase, with translation MLSQPTGVTFDIGGGRMVTVETGKLARQAHGAVTVRQGNCIILATVVANKEPREGQEFFPLVVDYNEKFASAGRIPGSFFKREGKLNDYEVLVSRLIDRSLRPLFPEDYFCDVQVLVTLVSSDKEVMPDALACLAASAALAVSDIPIKEIISQVRVARVEGEFIVNPLRAQLEKADMDFLIAATEKNLMMVEGEAEECAEEDLVKALEIAHEAIRIQIKAQAELRDKAGVAGKRDYTKPVVNEELQAKVKAFAGDQISAIARSASGKNERSDAFDTLKKALIESLGEEVEDDVKKLAKKYFEDLKWENVRNVILDERIRLDGRKLDEVRQLAMEVDVLPSPHGSALFTRGETQSLTTVTLGTPLDELLVESAATSDYTKFILHYNFPPFSTGEVKMMRGPGRREVGHGNLAMRSLKQMMPGTEYPYTVRIVSDILESNGSSSMATVCAGSLALMDAGVPFPKHVGGIAMGLITRADNKYAILSDILGDEDHLGDMDFKVTGTREGICGVQMDIKVDGLSMDIMREALDQARRGRLHILSAMYEALPAHREEVKPHAPRMEKLFIDKEFIGAVIGPQGKIIQEIQRETGTTINIEEVGNYGEVSVFSPAKEGLDKAVAWIKGIVAVPEVGSVYEATVKGIKEFGAFVEFLPGKQGLLHISEISWKRLESMEGVLKEGDKVKVKLIGIDHKTGKFKLSRKALMPKPEGKRPENNGAPAGE, from the coding sequence ATGCTCTCACAACCTACAGGTGTGACCTTCGACATAGGTGGCGGCCGTATGGTTACCGTTGAAACCGGTAAACTCGCTCGCCAGGCACATGGTGCCGTAACCGTTCGTCAGGGCAACTGCATTATCCTCGCTACTGTTGTAGCCAACAAAGAACCCAGAGAAGGACAAGAGTTCTTTCCCCTGGTAGTGGATTATAATGAGAAATTCGCTTCAGCAGGCCGTATCCCTGGCTCTTTCTTCAAACGTGAAGGAAAGCTCAATGATTACGAAGTACTGGTAAGCCGTCTGATCGACCGTTCCCTTCGTCCATTATTCCCTGAAGATTATTTCTGCGATGTACAGGTACTGGTTACCCTGGTATCTTCCGACAAGGAAGTGATGCCGGATGCACTGGCCTGCCTGGCTGCATCTGCCGCCCTCGCAGTTTCTGATATTCCCATTAAAGAGATCATTTCACAGGTTCGCGTTGCGCGCGTGGAAGGTGAGTTCATTGTGAACCCGCTCCGTGCACAGCTCGAGAAAGCTGATATGGATTTCCTCATCGCAGCAACTGAAAAGAACCTGATGATGGTGGAAGGCGAAGCAGAAGAGTGCGCTGAAGAGGACCTGGTGAAGGCCCTCGAGATCGCTCATGAAGCTATCCGCATCCAGATCAAAGCTCAGGCTGAACTGCGCGACAAAGCCGGTGTTGCCGGAAAACGCGACTATACCAAACCGGTAGTAAATGAAGAACTGCAGGCTAAAGTGAAAGCTTTCGCCGGCGATCAGATCTCTGCCATCGCACGTTCTGCCTCCGGCAAGAACGAGCGCTCCGATGCATTCGATACGCTGAAGAAAGCGCTGATCGAAAGCCTCGGCGAAGAAGTGGAAGATGATGTGAAGAAACTGGCCAAGAAATATTTCGAGGACCTGAAATGGGAGAACGTTCGTAACGTGATCCTCGATGAGCGCATCCGCCTCGATGGCCGTAAGCTGGACGAGGTCCGTCAGCTGGCAATGGAAGTAGATGTTTTGCCTTCTCCGCACGGTTCTGCACTCTTCACCCGTGGTGAAACACAATCGCTCACTACCGTAACCCTGGGTACTCCCCTGGACGAACTGCTGGTAGAAAGCGCTGCCACTTCCGATTACACTAAATTCATCCTTCACTATAATTTCCCTCCCTTCTCAACCGGTGAGGTGAAAATGATGCGTGGCCCCGGCCGCCGCGAAGTTGGTCACGGTAACCTGGCCATGCGCTCCCTGAAGCAGATGATGCCCGGAACTGAATATCCTTACACAGTTCGCATAGTGAGTGATATCCTGGAATCCAACGGTTCCTCTTCCATGGCAACAGTTTGCGCAGGTTCACTGGCGCTGATGGATGCAGGTGTTCCTTTCCCCAAACACGTAGGCGGTATCGCCATGGGATTGATCACCCGCGCTGACAACAAATACGCGATCCTGTCTGATATCCTCGGTGATGAAGATCACCTCGGAGATATGGACTTCAAAGTTACCGGTACACGCGAAGGTATCTGCGGCGTACAAATGGACATCAAGGTGGATGGTCTCAGCATGGACATCATGCGCGAAGCGCTTGATCAGGCCCGCAGAGGACGTCTTCATATCCTGAGCGCCATGTACGAAGCATTGCCTGCTCACCGCGAAGAGGTTAAACCTCACGCTCCACGTATGGAGAAACTGTTCATCGATAAGGAATTCATCGGTGCAGTGATCGGACCACAAGGAAAGATCATCCAGGAGATCCAGCGCGAAACGGGTACTACCATCAATATCGAAGAAGTAGGCAACTACGGTGAAGTAAGCGTATTCAGCCCTGCGAAAGAAGGTCTGGATAAAGCTGTTGCCTGGATCAAGGGTATTGTTGCAGTTCCTGAAGTAGGTTCTGTTTACGAAGCCACTGTGAAAGGTATCAAGGAGTTCGGCGCATTTGTTGAGTTCCTGCCTGGCAAACAAGGTTTGCTCCACATCAGTGAGATTTCATGGAAACGTCTCGAAAGCATGGAAGGTGTATTGAAAGAAGGCGATAAAGTGAAAGTGAAACTGATCGGTATCGATCACAAGACCGGTAAGTTCAAGCTGAGCCGCAAAGCGCTCATGCCTAAGCCGGAAGGCAAACGTCCTGAGAATAACGGAGCGCCTGCAGGAGAGTAA
- a CDS encoding protein-disulfide reductase DsbD domain-containing protein, translated as MMKKGMLSLALCFASALLIGQEVITIKTYTQQKADTLELRLMFDVAPGMHVYAPSSLNQSQGYIIMKLDIDSIPEGLVLFPDHQWPEPVLTGGGEVYTGEGHTIICRFTGKAKRTPALIKGVLYFQACNDEMCFPPQEKTFTITLQKLSGKKSKKL; from the coding sequence ATGATGAAGAAAGGAATGCTTAGCCTGGCGTTATGCTTTGCGTCTGCCCTGCTGATAGGTCAGGAAGTGATAACGATCAAAACATATACGCAACAAAAGGCTGACACGCTTGAATTAAGGCTAATGTTTGACGTTGCACCGGGAATGCATGTGTATGCTCCATCTTCCCTCAACCAGTCACAGGGATACATCATCATGAAACTGGATATAGATAGTATTCCGGAAGGGTTAGTGCTATTTCCTGACCACCAATGGCCGGAACCTGTTTTAACGGGAGGTGGTGAAGTGTATACCGGAGAGGGACATACGATCATTTGCAGGTTTACAGGAAAAGCCAAACGGACACCTGCATTGATCAAAGGAGTTTTGTATTTCCAGGCATGCAATGACGAAATGTGTTTTCCGCCACAGGAAAAAACATTCACTATAACACTGCAAAAACTATCAGGTAAGAAGTCAAAGAAACTATAA
- a CDS encoding FG-GAP repeat domain-containing protein, with protein sequence MKKHSLFAAVTGCMVSLCTLHNAEVQAQKIPIRKISTDEQIKARSHLKAVDFPPLTFAKIKGAPTLTPPTMVTTQYGPVETRGTGWAYPEFRDMDQDGKKDLLIGEFGSGLEHGRPVGNFIRVYPNISENGKGIPAFDDEFYYLRPDNDYGYGTPLSLWVWCCMGFKPTFADLNNDGITDIVAGQYNPGDIILFKGTKKGYMPGDRLFQEGDPLGKKKFEGDDEDINPENSMYWYYNTVAVADLTGDGLDDLILGGSCIRISKNIGTKTDPRFGLRKPLLHTDGSTVASGKNGEQHGGAINPVIFDWDNDGIPDLLATFAYLGRASATIMFYKGVKQNGEFRFEKGIPLITANDGGKALPGSHPAITITDWNGDGVMDIVMGTAVATLNDQFDAALSWQWELETGIYQLNPGYFTEPRKRRLKKEMEAADAARKKTGLTEEELDAKRFVSSKSIFNNAYVKSEYKTLKHVGYVYVFLGKK encoded by the coding sequence ATGAAAAAACATTCATTGTTTGCGGCCGTCACCGGCTGCATGGTATCGTTATGTACGTTACATAACGCAGAAGTGCAAGCGCAGAAGATACCGATCAGAAAAATTTCAACCGATGAACAGATCAAGGCAAGGAGCCATTTGAAAGCTGTCGATTTCCCGCCGCTGACATTTGCAAAAATAAAAGGCGCTCCTACATTAACGCCCCCCACTATGGTAACAACCCAATACGGCCCTGTTGAAACCAGGGGCACTGGCTGGGCCTATCCCGAATTCAGAGATATGGACCAGGATGGAAAGAAAGACCTATTGATAGGAGAATTCGGTTCCGGCCTCGAGCATGGCCGTCCTGTTGGCAATTTCATCAGGGTCTATCCCAATATCTCCGAAAACGGTAAAGGCATACCTGCATTCGACGACGAGTTCTATTACCTGAGACCTGATAATGATTATGGCTATGGCACCCCACTCAGTTTGTGGGTCTGGTGCTGTATGGGTTTCAAGCCAACGTTTGCAGACCTGAATAATGACGGGATCACAGATATTGTTGCCGGACAATATAACCCCGGAGATATCATCCTCTTCAAAGGCACAAAAAAAGGTTACATGCCGGGGGACAGGCTTTTCCAGGAAGGCGACCCGCTCGGTAAAAAGAAATTCGAGGGTGATGATGAAGACATCAACCCGGAAAACTCCATGTACTGGTATTACAACACTGTTGCTGTGGCCGATCTCACCGGCGATGGTCTCGACGATCTGATCCTCGGCGGTTCTTGCATCCGGATCAGCAAAAATATCGGTACAAAAACAGATCCCAGGTTTGGATTGCGAAAACCACTACTGCATACTGATGGAAGCACAGTAGCATCCGGTAAAAATGGTGAACAACATGGTGGCGCGATCAATCCGGTTATATTCGACTGGGACAATGATGGCATACCTGATCTGCTGGCCACCTTCGCTTATCTCGGTAGGGCTAGTGCCACCATCATGTTCTATAAAGGCGTTAAACAAAATGGCGAATTCCGCTTTGAAAAAGGCATTCCATTGATCACCGCCAATGATGGAGGTAAGGCATTGCCCGGCAGCCACCCAGCCATCACCATCACCGACTGGAATGGAGATGGCGTAATGGATATCGTGATGGGCACCGCAGTTGCTACCCTCAACGACCAGTTCGATGCAGCCCTCTCCTGGCAATGGGAGTTAGAAACCGGCATCTACCAGTTGAACCCTGGCTACTTCACCGAACCTCGTAAAAGAAGACTGAAGAAAGAAATGGAAGCAGCTGACGCAGCCCGCAAAAAAACAGGGCTTACAGAAGAAGAGTTGGATGCAAAACGTTTTGTTTCCAGTAAAAGCATCTTCAATAACGCCTATGTTAAATCCGAATACAAAACGCTGAAGCATGTTGGCTACGTGTATGTTTTCTTAGGCAAGAAGTAA